One window of Candidatus Korarchaeum sp. genomic DNA carries:
- a CDS encoding LUD domain-containing protein → MNLREVSSLLIEASSNSFLRASLDRANLSYWELRKSVFSKYPHLRDLADKVREIKESSLERMEELTHIAMESVERKGGFAYLARTPDEARRIVDEIVGDGKVIVKGKSITSEEVGIREHLVSRGKEVYETDLGEFLVQFIGPKSMHFTSVSIHLTRERVAEFLRGFMGEEVDKDDIEGMVSLVRKFLRRKYFEADIGMSGVNAFAADEGCGFIIENESNVRLSISLPRKHIMLVGMEKVLPTMLDAWRAVEVITRYNGYKVSSYVNIVRGPQKDEFGPRELHVIFLDNGRVESSRDPVLREALLCLRCGACQYLCPVFWIVGGYWGGLKSVYSGGIGVILEYITGNKEEAVKHSFACLLCGRCKEACPMRIDQQKILREIRRRGYSIKAP, encoded by the coding sequence ATGAACTTGAGGGAAGTTAGCTCCCTATTGATAGAAGCTAGTTCCAATAGTTTCTTGAGGGCCTCGCTGGATAGAGCTAACCTCTCATACTGGGAGCTGAGGAAGAGCGTGTTCTCAAAGTACCCTCATCTGAGGGATCTAGCTGATAAAGTGAGGGAAATCAAGGAGAGCTCGTTGGAGAGGATGGAGGAGCTCACTCATATCGCTATGGAGAGCGTAGAGAGGAAAGGTGGTTTCGCTTACCTAGCTAGGACGCCTGATGAAGCTAGGAGGATCGTAGATGAGATAGTGGGCGATGGCAAAGTCATAGTGAAGGGTAAGAGTATAACGAGCGAGGAAGTGGGTATCAGGGAGCACTTAGTGAGTAGGGGAAAGGAAGTCTATGAGACGGACTTGGGTGAGTTCTTAGTTCAGTTCATAGGGCCGAAATCCATGCACTTCACATCTGTATCCATCCACCTGACTAGGGAGAGGGTAGCTGAGTTCCTGAGGGGTTTCATGGGGGAGGAAGTCGATAAGGACGATATAGAGGGCATGGTTTCTCTAGTCAGGAAGTTCCTGAGGAGGAAGTACTTCGAGGCGGATATAGGGATGAGCGGCGTTAATGCCTTCGCTGCTGATGAGGGATGCGGTTTCATAATAGAGAACGAATCTAATGTGAGGCTCTCCATATCGTTACCTAGGAAGCACATAATGCTCGTTGGCATGGAGAAAGTTTTGCCTACGATGCTGGATGCCTGGAGGGCTGTGGAAGTCATAACTAGGTATAACGGGTACAAGGTATCATCTTACGTTAACATAGTGAGAGGACCTCAGAAAGATGAGTTCGGGCCTAGGGAGCTTCATGTGATATTCTTAGATAATGGAAGAGTTGAGAGCTCCCGGGATCCAGTTTTGAGAGAGGCCTTACTCTGCCTCAGGTGCGGGGCCTGCCAGTACTTGTGTCCCGTCTTCTGGATAGTCGGAGGTTACTGGGGGGGATTGAAGTCCGTCTACTCCGGTGGGATAGGGGTCATATTGGAGTACATAACTGGGAACAAAGAGGAGGCTGTAAAGCACTCCTTCGCATGTCTCCTCTGCGGTAGATGTAAGGAAGCCTGCCCCATGCGGATAGACCAGCAGAAGATACTCAGGGAGATCAGGAGGAGGGGGTACAGCATTAAAGCTCCCTAG